In the genome of Pseudopipra pipra isolate bDixPip1 chromosome 4, bDixPip1.hap1, whole genome shotgun sequence, one region contains:
- the REELD1 gene encoding reelin domain-containing protein 1 isoform X2, translating into MEDGRRAHTAIVGWACTTLCLVSCAAAFSHGASLSACADMMPRHLRVQLHSPNSNYVTVHTNMSFYFPGDKVPVTVRSTRDYMGFMLQARKVSNNEIAGTFIFMPPGSKLLTCFEDGDTVTHSDKSLKRNLSFVWKAPDQPIGDIKFFISIVQSYFVYWAKIESAIVAQGGQNKTLAGSSKKPDAAAPGPLQGPDDTHPTGTASKGSPLRTPAPPASPTGIMATPAPEPGFGVGSDARPIAEPKQPARTSRAVSGGRVRSRGRALEPSFPTQEASTVDALQGFLSQNNASSFSTSNGVGSNASAATPRLCLTCTDHRQASTKSEAISKDSLHVTASPSAPHVHTHLGDAAATTAWFGDASTAGNLSLASRQMAERELAPQPEETGTRGEEEKEEEAGGNTLAWVTRPAPKSAVPGKGEDLGRGSRLLAAQLGILLVCTAALGLALAAAVRCVCAQHCHKRTEVSFGEPDPGIAARENGEAVHFRRIRENSFVLVQAEYNWVSPQSRGKKTII; encoded by the exons ATGGAGGATGGCAGGAGAGCCCACACTGCCATTGTTGGCTGGGCATGCACCACCCTGTGCTTGGTCTCCTGCGCGGCCGCCTTCTCGCATGGCGCGAGCCTTTCTGCCTGCGCCGACATGATGCCCAGGCACCTCAGAGTGCAGCTGCACAGCCCCAACAGCAACTACGTCACTGTCCACACCAACATGTCCTTCTACTTCCCAGGTGACAAGGTTCCAG TGACAGTGAGGAGCACCCGGGATTATATGGGCTTTATGCTCCAAGCTCGCAAAGTGTCCAACAACGAAATTGCTGGCACATTCATCTTCATGCCTCCTGGTTCCAAGCTGCTGACTTGTTTTGAAGATGGGGACACTGTTACCCACTCGGACAAGTCACTGAAAAGAAACCTGTCCTTTGTATGGAAAGCACCAGACCAACCCATTGGAGACATCAAGTTTTT CATCTCCATAGTCCAGTCATACTTTGTTTACTGGGCAAAGATTGAATCTGCCATCGTGGCTCAAGGGGGGCAAAACAAGACGCTTGCTGGCAGTAGCAAGAAGCCTgatgctgcagcccctgggccctTGCAGGGACCAGATGACACACACCCCACAGGAACGGCGAGCAAAG GCTCCCCCCTGCGCACTCCAGCACCGCCTGCCAGCCCCACTGGCATCATGGCAACACCAGCACCAGAGCCAGGTTTTGGTGTCGGGTCAGATGCCCGTCCCATTGCTGAGCCAAAGCAGCCGGCACGGACTTCACGGGCTGTGTCCGGTGGGAGAGTCAGGTCCAGAGGCCGGGCACTGGAGCCATCCTTTCCCACCCAAGAAGCAAGCACGGTGGATGCCTTGCAAGGTTTCCTCTCCCAGAACAATGCCTCCAGCTTCAGCACCTCCAATGG AGTAGGAAGCAATGCCAGCGCTGCCACCCCACGTTTGTGTTTGACGTGTACAGACCACAGGCAG GCCAGTACCAAGAGCGAGGCCATCTCGAAAGACTCCCTGCATGTGACAGCGTCTCCCTCTGCCCCGCACGTACACACTCACCTGGGTGATGCTGCTGCAACCACAGCCTGGTTTGGGgatgccagcactgctggcaaTTTGTCCTTGGCTTCAAGGCAAATGGCAGAAAGAGAGCTGGCACCGCAGCCAGAGGAGACCGGCACCCGAGgtgaggaagagaaggaggaggaggcaggtgggaaTACCCTGGCATGGGTGACCAGACCAGCTCCCAAATCTGCTGttcctgggaaaggggaagacCTTGGCAGAGGAAGCCGACTCCTTGCAGCCCAACTTGGCATCCTGCTGGTCTGCACGGCCGCCCTGGGCCTGGCGCTGGCAGCCGCCGTGCgctgtgtctgtgcccagcactgccacaagCGGACGGAGGTGTCCTTCGGCGAGCCGGACCCCGGCATCGCCGCCAGGGAAAACGGGGAGGCGGTGCACTTCCGAAGGATCCGGGAAAACAGCTTCGTGCTGGTGCAAGCCGAGTACAACTGGGTcagcccccagagcagagggaagaagacAATCATCTGA
- the REELD1 gene encoding reelin domain-containing protein 1 isoform X1, which produces MEDGRRAHTAIVGWACTTLCLVSCAAAFSHGASLSACADMMPRHLRVQLHSPNSNYVTVHTNMSFYFPGDKVPVTVRSTRDYMGFMLQARKVSNNEIAGTFIFMPPGSKLLTCFEDGDTVTHSDKSLKRNLSFVWKAPDQPIGDIKFFISIVQSYFVYWAKIESAIVAQGGQNKTLAGSSKKPDAAAPGPLQGPDDTHPTGTASKGPTSPAGSPLRTPAPPASPTGIMATPAPEPGFGVGSDARPIAEPKQPARTSRAVSGGRVRSRGRALEPSFPTQEASTVDALQGFLSQNNASSFSTSNGVGSNASAATPRLCLTCTDHRQASTKSEAISKDSLHVTASPSAPHVHTHLGDAAATTAWFGDASTAGNLSLASRQMAERELAPQPEETGTRGEEEKEEEAGGNTLAWVTRPAPKSAVPGKGEDLGRGSRLLAAQLGILLVCTAALGLALAAAVRCVCAQHCHKRTEVSFGEPDPGIAARENGEAVHFRRIRENSFVLVQAEYNWVSPQSRGKKTII; this is translated from the exons ATGGAGGATGGCAGGAGAGCCCACACTGCCATTGTTGGCTGGGCATGCACCACCCTGTGCTTGGTCTCCTGCGCGGCCGCCTTCTCGCATGGCGCGAGCCTTTCTGCCTGCGCCGACATGATGCCCAGGCACCTCAGAGTGCAGCTGCACAGCCCCAACAGCAACTACGTCACTGTCCACACCAACATGTCCTTCTACTTCCCAGGTGACAAGGTTCCAG TGACAGTGAGGAGCACCCGGGATTATATGGGCTTTATGCTCCAAGCTCGCAAAGTGTCCAACAACGAAATTGCTGGCACATTCATCTTCATGCCTCCTGGTTCCAAGCTGCTGACTTGTTTTGAAGATGGGGACACTGTTACCCACTCGGACAAGTCACTGAAAAGAAACCTGTCCTTTGTATGGAAAGCACCAGACCAACCCATTGGAGACATCAAGTTTTT CATCTCCATAGTCCAGTCATACTTTGTTTACTGGGCAAAGATTGAATCTGCCATCGTGGCTCAAGGGGGGCAAAACAAGACGCTTGCTGGCAGTAGCAAGAAGCCTgatgctgcagcccctgggccctTGCAGGGACCAGATGACACACACCCCACAGGAACGGCGAGCAAAG GTCCCACCTCTCCTGCAGGCTCCCCCCTGCGCACTCCAGCACCGCCTGCCAGCCCCACTGGCATCATGGCAACACCAGCACCAGAGCCAGGTTTTGGTGTCGGGTCAGATGCCCGTCCCATTGCTGAGCCAAAGCAGCCGGCACGGACTTCACGGGCTGTGTCCGGTGGGAGAGTCAGGTCCAGAGGCCGGGCACTGGAGCCATCCTTTCCCACCCAAGAAGCAAGCACGGTGGATGCCTTGCAAGGTTTCCTCTCCCAGAACAATGCCTCCAGCTTCAGCACCTCCAATGG AGTAGGAAGCAATGCCAGCGCTGCCACCCCACGTTTGTGTTTGACGTGTACAGACCACAGGCAG GCCAGTACCAAGAGCGAGGCCATCTCGAAAGACTCCCTGCATGTGACAGCGTCTCCCTCTGCCCCGCACGTACACACTCACCTGGGTGATGCTGCTGCAACCACAGCCTGGTTTGGGgatgccagcactgctggcaaTTTGTCCTTGGCTTCAAGGCAAATGGCAGAAAGAGAGCTGGCACCGCAGCCAGAGGAGACCGGCACCCGAGgtgaggaagagaaggaggaggaggcaggtgggaaTACCCTGGCATGGGTGACCAGACCAGCTCCCAAATCTGCTGttcctgggaaaggggaagacCTTGGCAGAGGAAGCCGACTCCTTGCAGCCCAACTTGGCATCCTGCTGGTCTGCACGGCCGCCCTGGGCCTGGCGCTGGCAGCCGCCGTGCgctgtgtctgtgcccagcactgccacaagCGGACGGAGGTGTCCTTCGGCGAGCCGGACCCCGGCATCGCCGCCAGGGAAAACGGGGAGGCGGTGCACTTCCGAAGGATCCGGGAAAACAGCTTCGTGCTGGTGCAAGCCGAGTACAACTGGGTcagcccccagagcagagggaagaagacAATCATCTGA